The genomic window aaaatatttgtagatATCtgcatttaaaaattgtattcaaaTATTTTCATACCTCCATCTAAATCTGTTCCGCCTTTCTAAAGTGATGATTTcacaaaagtaattaaaaaatagATAAAATCTAACTCTTACCAGGGACGTTCGACCACCTTCTACTCAAAGAAATATATGCTTTACTTCCGTCCTGACGCTTAGCTCTCTGCGTTCAAAACTTCATGCGAATCTTTTCCGGCGTGGTTGTAACACAGAACAaatcacaaaacataaaaataaaagtaacTGTTCCCATTGCGCGTAGGATCCGCTCCTTTTCAAAGAATAGCAATCTAAAGCTCTCTGCCctcaaaatttcattcaaatctcTTCATTCCTTCAGGCGCAACTGAATCACACAGATTATtcaaattaaaatcaactttttcCCGGGGGCGTAGGACCCCTCCTattcaacacaaaaaaaaaaaaaaaggccatAGTGCCACAGGACCTTTAGCTTCTGATTTTATCTAAATCTAATCAGCCGTTAAGGCTCAGTTGAGAAgcaattcgaacaaaaatttcaaaaataactaTTCCCAGGGAGTTTATAACCCTGTTAGCTCTCTGTGCCAAAAATGTCATACAAATCTGTTCAGACTTTCAGGTTTGACTCTTCGCAGGTTACATAGGACCCCtcttattcaataaaaaatatcatATAATATCTGGACATTCGGGTATACATATATCCAAACCTTCTTACATAATGATGTGCTTTTTGTTCACTTACTTAAATAGATTCTTCTGATCCTTAATGCAACGCACCAACTCTTGCTCATTTTCATCTTTATTCACACAATCAAAACCGATCAGCCTAATGCGCATGCCCAACAATTTTATATGGCCCGATAGCAAACAAAATGCCACCGGCGGTAATGAGTCATGAATATAATTTTGCGTTATTTGATAAATTGTACCAAAAAACTGATAAACATTTGTCAATACAAAATTCATCCTTGTCGCACGCCAATCATATGGCAACCAAGCTGGGTATAATAAGCTGCGCTCCTGACGAAACAAAAACCCCAACTCACCAGAAAAAGCGATCAAAGCATAAACGCATAAAAACCCATAAGCAATATTACGTACACTCATACACATACGCGCAAAATATTTACGCTCCACGTTGCTATGGACACGTACATCCAATTCTGCGTAAATTTCCTGAATCTCATACAAGAGGCTTAACTTTTGGGTATACACAAAGAACTTTATGGTGCATGTCAAAGCGGTGAAGAACACAGTAAGCGTTTTAATATCACCAAGCGTTCCATTTCGAAAGAGCGCCAATGCCAAATGCAATGGATAGAATATGTTCACTAACACTCCAACAACAAATGCGTAAATGAAATAGGCAATACGTTGCTTATCGGTTGGCGGTAGGCCACCACAAATGCGAAAGCCGAGCCAATGAATTTTGAAAAAGGCGTTGCTATCAATAGGTAAGCTCATAGCGTTGTGCACACACTTGACGCGCTTGAGTTGAGTAGTTttgaatttctttaaatttgaagAATCTTTTCGTCGCATTTATAGCAGCAAGACAACAAAGGCTGAACTAAATTACAGGTGCTGCATTTTAGTAGAATATTTAATTATGTAATTTTGTAATCGCTTTTGCGTGTAGTTGGTCATTAATGAAGCAATTACACAAAATTAGGCATTCTTAATGGTAAATCAGCTTAAGAGCTTATGTATTGCTCTAGTATTATATTTGTAAATGGGGCTTTCCATGTATACTCATCCTATCGTTGAATTTTACATTAGCTgaaatttcaatgaaattttgaTATCTTCTTGTAACCGTCGAAAATGTATTGCTTTCGATTTCATTTTTGGATGCCTCTGTTCATATGGAGagtttttaaagaacattttggttttttttaatttttaattttttacttattttattctttttttttttaattgtcggCCTGGGTACTCGCTTTctgaagatttttttataaaacttaaataaaataagtcACTCATAACTTTTCTgcttgtttttgttaaaattcctaATGCATTTTGAATCAACGTTCGCGCTGGAATTTAgactttttttttctgaattttgtaaatttttgggatatttgaaattttttactcATCACAAAATTGTCCTTTTCCGTAATTCCTGGTTTGCTttcgatttcatttttgtataCCTCTGCTTGTCTGGAGAGTTCATAAAGAACATTTCTTTTTACGTAATTACCAAATTTTTTACTGCTGAATTTCCAGAAATTTTGTTctgctttagtttttggatatCTGTATTTGTCcagataggttaggttgaactggcctggcCATGCCCAGATAACTCATACGCATTTTCTTtccatttttttagttttaagatttgTTTAAATGTAATTCTTGTTTCTttctattttatataaataaataactaaatacttggcgcgatttacctccgaggaaatTTTGTCAGGTCTTttcttgcaatttgcgtcgtgctccttttaactttccctaaaaattggcgagacgggaccaaCATGTCAACTACGAAAGGCATCTccaaggcaaatgaattttcactgagaagaaaTACAGTAGGAGTGTTTGCCGCATCACTTCCGCGAGGCGATCCCGattagaaacacttttttctaatttaaaaaaacaaattctttAATTTTTGATGTAACTTTGCCTGGATTTCAACCCAGGAATCTCATTGTGGCAGtgagagcacgctaccaccacaccacgccgGCTGCCGTCTTGGATAATTTTTTAGTACCTGGGCCaacgagctttgctcggcaacgtttcgttgtgctggcaacgtttcttttttttttttaatttcgaataggtggcaaccttaaatggcaacccaactgaaagatgTCACCaattgtaatgcgaagtgaaatacctttcgtttgatacccatatcggcatatctcatgcaattttttttatttcgaataggtggcaaccttaaatgacaTCCCTActcaaaatgtccctattgtaatgcggagtgaaacacctttcgtttgatacccatatcggcatatcttatccaatttttttttatttcgaataggtggcaaccccaaatggcaaccctgctcaaaaatgtccctgttgtaatgcggagtggaatatctttcgtttgatacccatatgggcatatcccatgcaattttttttaatttcgaataggtggcaaccctaaatggcaaccctactcaaaaatgtccctattgtaaggCGGGGTGAAACaggttttgtttgatacccatatcggcatatatcatgcaatttttttctatttcgaataggtggcaaccttgtgaaacatactgtgtggcaacacctaggtagaaagtatTAGAAGGTGCTACGTtttctctgtgccaaatttcatttaaatcggttgagccgctcccgagatcgttcggctatacaaacaaacaagagtAGCTCATTTAAAGTTGTAAGAAAAGATTTCAAATTTTTGGTGAGTTTgctgagaaaaaaaattgttaataaacgattttttttttaaacaaactttctaactttacttttatatgtataaaaaattttttgacatTTGTTATTTTAATGGATTTggctgaaaaaaataaaagaaattctttaaaactttttttgtttatctgTTGATGCATTCAACTTTTgagcaaaaatttttgaaattttttccatttgtttgcaattttgttttttttttttgaaaattttgcaattttcttatatattatttaatCCCATAAAGTTTTTTTGACTCGGGTCAAAATTCTCAAACTTGCTTTATTGCTTTCTAAAGGATCTATTATTTTCAGATGGGGTTTgcttgaaaaaatacaaaaaagcaattcattaaaaaatgttctttatttagaaCATTAacatattatttttaataaatttttttttttttaatttttgaaaatataggaTTTTTTACATCTTTTCGATCGTGTCCGAAGAATTCATTAAGAACATTTACGCATTCTTTACttaatttattaaaacaaaatttcttttacccataaaataatatttgattttGGTAACGTTGGTtctaaatttattattttctaatttctgaaaaaaaCACAATAATGTAATTCATTAAATAGTTTTTTATAACTTGCTAATGGATTTTGAATATGATTTCTTTACCtaaaattttcgaaactttttttttcaaaattttggaatttttaaaataatttttattcggaa from Eurosta solidaginis isolate ZX-2024a chromosome 3, ASM4086904v1, whole genome shotgun sequence includes these protein-coding regions:
- the Or59a gene encoding odorant receptor 59a yields the protein MRRKDSSNLKKFKTTQLKRVKCVHNAMSLPIDSNAFFKIHWLGFRICGGLPPTDKQRIAYFIYAFVVGVLVNIFYPLHLALALFRNGTLGDIKTLTVFFTALTCTIKFFVYTQKLSLLYEIQEIYAELDVRVHSNVERKYFARMCMSVRNIAYGFLCVYALIAFSGELGFLFRQERSLLYPAWLPYDWRATRMNFVLTNVYQFFGTIYQITQNYIHDSLPPVAFCLLSGHIKLLGMRIRLIGFDCVNKDENEQELVRCIKDQKNLFKLFNLLEKLISWPMLIQLTVSAFNICITLVAILFYTDTLFERVYYVIYFSAMAFQIFPICYYGSNLQYLFGSLHYEIFCCNWTEQTPRFKKLMILFTERTLKDTTALAGGMVRIHLDTFFSTMRGAYSLFAVIMKMK